The following are encoded together in the Deinococcus soli (ex Cha et al. 2016) genome:
- the argB gene encoding acetylglutamate kinase has translation MIVKYGGNAMKSLDLRRAVAAEIAALRAEQTVVVVHGGGPVIERELAARGIPSEFRAGLRVTTPEAMDVVEMALCQLNKQLSQDVGHAVGLMGRDSDLLRAEVFDPALGRVGRVTGVNADVLRALIGAGLTPVVGCVAVGPDGDALNVNADTAAGAVAGALNEGIVFLTDVDGVYRTYPDPESRAAHLTRAEVEGGIADGWIAGGMIPKVRAALDALDRGAPFAVIASGMHAGALSAAARGEAGTRITP, from the coding sequence GTGATCGTCAAGTACGGCGGGAATGCCATGAAGAGCCTGGACCTGCGGCGCGCGGTGGCCGCCGAGATCGCCGCGCTGCGCGCCGAGCAGACGGTCGTGGTCGTGCACGGCGGCGGGCCCGTCATCGAGCGGGAACTCGCCGCGCGCGGCATCCCCAGCGAGTTCCGCGCCGGGCTGCGGGTCACCACGCCAGAGGCGATGGACGTCGTGGAGATGGCCCTGTGCCAGCTGAACAAGCAGCTCAGCCAGGACGTGGGCCACGCCGTGGGCCTGATGGGCCGCGACTCGGACCTGCTGCGCGCCGAGGTGTTCGACCCCGCCCTGGGCCGCGTGGGCCGCGTGACCGGCGTGAACGCGGACGTGCTGCGCGCCCTGATCGGCGCGGGCCTCACGCCCGTCGTGGGCTGCGTGGCCGTCGGCCCGGACGGGGACGCCCTGAACGTGAACGCCGACACTGCCGCCGGGGCGGTCGCGGGCGCCCTGAACGAGGGCATCGTGTTCCTGACCGACGTGGACGGCGTGTACCGCACCTACCCCGACCCGGAGAGCCGCGCCGCGCACCTCACCCGCGCCGAGGTCGAGGGGGGCATCGCGGACGGCTGGATCGCCGGCGGCATGATTCCCAAGGTCCGCGCCGCACTGGACGCCCTGGACCGCGGGGCGCCCTTCGCGGTGATCGCCAGCGGCATGCACGCCGGGGCGCTGTCCGCCGCCGCGCGCGGCGAGGCCGGCACACGCATCACGCCCTGA